From a region of the Triticum aestivum cultivar Chinese Spring chromosome 7D, IWGSC CS RefSeq v2.1, whole genome shotgun sequence genome:
- the LOC123165980 gene encoding uncharacterized protein, with translation MLRPAAAAVYPSSYYAPPPRFPAFPGRRRPAAIAVRCVNRDAPDASKAKLKVGSPIVITEEPPMLKTAASVPSLRQNAGRVKRGDVGRIMARKPKDVWAVRLAVGTYLLDGKHFKPLEVVEDEGGDDQPQDE, from the exons ATGCTACGGCCAGCGGCTGCCGCTGTTTATCCGTCATCCTACTACGCCCCACCGCCGCGATTCCCAGCATTTCCGGGCCGACGACGCCCCGCCGCCATAGCCGTCCGGTGCGTGAACCGCGACGCCCCCGACGCCTCGAAGGCGAAGCTGAAGGTCGGCTCGCCGATTGTCATCACCGAGGAGCCGCCCATGCTCAAGACCGCCGCGTCGGTGCCGTcgctccggcagaacgccggccgTGTCAAGCGCGGCGACGTCGGGAG GATAATGGCGCGGAAGCCGAAGGACGTCTGGGCCGTGCGGCTCGCCGTCGGCACGTACCTGCTAGACGGGAAGCACTTCAAGCCCCTGGAGGTCGTCGAGGACGAAGGCGGCGACGATCAACCCCAGGATGAATGA